The window TATCAGACGAATTCATTTCTAACCAGATTTCGTCAAAATGTCAGCAGCTTTGATATGGACAATAATTTTCTCTCTCATGGTCTCCTATGGTAAGTCATTATAAATGTAGTCTCGTGGTCTCTGACGGCAAGTCATTATAGTTTGTAATCATCTTCCTCGTGGTCTCTGATGGTCAGTCATTAAAGCTTGAGAATGTCTCATGGTCTCATCATAATACTGGTAGTTCGTGATCATCTTTCTCGTGGTCTCTCGTAGTAAGCCTGTCAAGACTTGCACCACCTAGCAATGTATTTTTTACTACTCAGCCTAAACTAGTCAGGTGCGCGCTGCATGACAGTAATAGTTTGCACAACATGTATATCCCTGTCCTTTGTGGTTGTGATGACCGGTTGTGATGGCTCCTGACAGTTTACAGCAAGTTAGTTGTAACTCTGTCATCCATGTTCAATTTGTCTCCAAAGAGACAGAAATGCTTTGCTGGAAGTGGCAATTGGACGCATCATCGTGGAGACCAACAGTTCAACCCCTCCATTTTCAGGATCACCGAAGACAATCAGCAAACGCCGGCTAGATAACTTTGCAGAGATGATTGGTGTTCAAGTCAAGAACCTTGACGCAGGTGACATCAATGGTTACGGGGGATGGTGTGGATTAGGTGGAAGTGGGGAGCCAAAGGATGACATTGATAGGTAAGCGAAAAATCGGGGGTTTTTTGCACTTAATGGCGGTCAGAAAAAATGTTGTGCCTGTATTCATGAAAACCTTATCTGTCTCGTGTCAGGGTGGTGTCATTTCGCCAGTCCGCTTTATAATACGTCGCTCTATTTATTCTTCATCAGGAGCAGAAACAATCCACCTTTCCTTCCCTAAGGAAGTAAACTCCCGGGCATTCCATTTTGTCATCCTATATTCGTCTCGTTCGTAAGGGCGACgggacgaggctggtccactgcgtcggGAGTGTTTTAGGAAGGGGAGGAAGGATACCACAAAACAAACCAAAATGGAAAGCCATCCTCTTCTAGACAGTGAGAGAAGCAATTTtagaaatttaaatatttctcTAATCTATTAACTAGATGCTGTATGCACCATGACCATTGCTATGAACACATCCGCAAAACAGTCTGCAAATCACTTAATCATGCCAAAGTATATACAGATGCTTACATGTGGGCCTATGATGATGGAGAGATAATATGCAGTAAGTACACATTATCATTTCATTTAATAGATGCTGCATGAAGCATGACCACTGCTACTACAAGCTCCACAGAACCGTCTGTAAATTTGCCAAAATTTATTTGATGCCATACAACTGGACGTATGATAATGGAGACATCATGTGTCGTAAGTACCGAACAACGTGGATGTGACAAGAGacagagacattgtcacaatctgtaCTTTTTCATCTCGAAATGCAGTAGCATAAGATTAGATTATATCAACAGATGCACTACACATAATGTATTTTCACTGGGACATCGAGAACAACCAGGATGTGACAAGAGATGAACGGGgacaaggggtgatatgaataaaggccagcaaatgcttttacttcaattttgtacagaaaggcaaagtgtaaatgtacatggagttttagataaaagcatttactactctttattcatatcacccactgtatTTTTTTACCTCAAAATGGAGTTCAAACTCCCTAAAGTTGGACTGTATCTATGGAAGCACTGCCTGTTGTAAGATCAATCTGTACTTAGATATCTGCCATAAGCAGAGAACAGCTCTTGACTGTTTTTGAACATCACCTGTTTTGTTAAGCTTAGCTGCACCCTGTGGAATTAGCAACAACTTCTCAGAGGGTCTCCTTTCTCTCAGAGTCAGGGCCAACCAACCACCATCAGACTGATGGTCACCTATAAACTGGGCTCATGTATGGACCATATTCTAACTTACAGATTCCTGTGGCTATGCCAGGCTGAGGCACCCAAGGAGCCATGCTCAGGCTTTTGTAAACCAACGTTGCATTTAGGTGTTCTGTGTTCGAATGAAAAAAGTTGACATGCATGCTTTGATTTCTCCTGTTCAGGTTGGTTTTGTGGTGGTCTTCAATTTGAGGCTGGATTTGCTAAGAGGTGATTGGCATTGACTTGGAAGACCCCCCAGAAAGGTTGCTTCCCTATTCACAGGGCGAGCTTTCCTTTCCACTATTACACGTGGGCTGCAGTGGTTTGGTAAGGAATCACTCATAGCTCTTTTCTCTTCACTTCAGACGATGATCCAGAAAAAAATGCCTGCAAATCCAAGCTGTGTGGGTGTGACCGAGACGCAGTCAATTGTTTTGCCAAATACGCACACCAGTTCAACACGACCTTTAAATCAAAAGATAAAATCTCAACTATGCTTGAATACCTCATCAAAGCCTACCTGAATGATGAATGGGTGCCACAGAGTGTGTGGACCGACTTGGAAGACTCGTGGGCCAAGTTGGAGACAGAGAAATGGGACTTCATCCAAGAACACGTCCCAGAAAAATACTGGGGGACGTTGAGTAAGTTTTTGCCCAAGAAGTACATCCCGGAGAGTGTAAAGGAAAAGCTGGGTCTGGGGGAAGGCGGGAAGGAGGATGTTGGCGATTTAGGTTCAGGGGAGATACCAGAAGAGGATACTGAAGAAGAGCACGAGTCACTTTGGACGAAATTTAAGGACTGGGTAAAAGGCATTAAAGAGAAAATACATGGGAAGCGCTAGTTATCACCTCATATCCGTTTATTCCACTTTACTCATGAGTACATGTAAGCTCAGGTATACACCCAGCTCAGCATCATATTATTTGCTGTCTTGCCCATTTTCCTGACAAAAATTGTGAATAAATGAAAAAGAAACGTTTTAGTTTAAGTTTTTTATATTGTAAAACTTTCTCCAAACAAATCActctgaaaactgaaaaaccaGTTCATGGATCCCTTTGAACAAAAACTTCTTACTTCAACTTCaaattactttgaagtaatgggTTTTTGCTTTGATACAATTAATCTGTCTTGTGTTGTCTCTAAAGTTCTTCATATCAGGCGGGTGTTTGATATTCATATGCAGGTTAACTGGAGAATCAATTCAATAGCTTGCCGAAAATCAGACAGGCCTTCCTACTTGATGAGCTGACCGGTCCTCGCAAAGGAGGATGTTTTTCAGTAATGATGGAAAATCTGTGTTGTGCGAGTCTTCAGCAAACTaacgttgtgttcatctggtaatgACATTCTTGTCACATTTTTCCAGGCACTTTTCAGGGCAGGTGTCTTGGTAACTTGGAAGGCCTGTCTTGAATACGCATTAAGAGTAAAATAAGATTCTCAGTCAACTGGGGAACTGATTTTCCATGTACCAGCCTTCCATTCTCAGGGAGGAAGAGAGTGGAAGGTCGAGGGTCTTCAGACCAAGACATTTTCATCGACATGCACTGTCACTATTTACAGCAGTTTGTATCACAGATATTTGAAAGACTATCAGTCTCACTTTCCTCGGCTTCAACCTTGATAAACTCTAAACATAAAATCACAGACAGCACATTCTGGGGTCAATACACTACAAAGTCAGTAATACGTTATGCATAGTTCAATGCACACACAGTGGGGCCTTGCTGAGCCAACACCTGTTGCCTAGACGCCCTTTCCATAAGCACTGAATTCCACGCTGTCTTACTCCTTTCCGTACAGTCCgacctctctcatcaggacaTCGAGGTTTTACCGTACTTGCATAGTTAAGTAATGGatccacatttcaactttcAAAACCTTTTAACCATCTATTCTAAAACGTTTTCCAAAGACCTGAGTTCGTAACAAAGCAGCAGTTCAGTCACAGCTTCCATCTTTCCAACCATCTCTCCACCGCTCGTCAACACGACTGCAGTCAAATATAGGCTTTCCTGAAAGTAAAAAAGAAGGAAACGCAAGGAGCAATCATGATACAACATCAAGTATAAACAGTTTTGATAGAGTGCTGATTTTAGATGTACTTCTTCGACTATGTTCCAACATGTGTCAGCAGATTAGCTGCACTCTAGCATAATTTACAAAGGCTGTATGTACCGGTACGTGTAACTAGCATCACCTTCGGCTGGAGGAACAAGGACTCAGTCTCATTAGATCACCATGAAATGCCAGGTTACAAAGAAGAGCGTGAGTCAGCAGCTCGGTAATCACTCCTGCCACTCCTCttttgatacagtagaacctcccttagcggacacctctctaataaggacaccctctctattaaggacactggttttggtcccaaattggttgttaccattcaattttacctctctaatcaggacacctctcttttaaagaCAGTACTTT is drawn from Lineus longissimus chromosome 1, tnLinLong1.2, whole genome shotgun sequence and contains these coding sequences:
- the LOC135487644 gene encoding phospholipase A2-like isoform X2, whose protein sequence is MSAALIWTIIFSLMVSYGSPKTISKRRLDNFAEMIGVQVKNLDAGDINGYGGWCGLGGSGEPKDDIDRCCMKHDHCYYKLHRTVCKFAKIYLMPYNWTYDNGDIMCHDDPEKNACKSKLCGCDRDAVNCFAKYAHQFNTTFKSKDKISTMLEYLIKAYLNDEWVPQSVWTDLEDSWAKLETEKWDFIQEHVPEKYWGTLSKFLPKKYIPESVKEKLGLGEGGKEDVGDLGSGEIPEEDTEEEHESLWTKFKDWVKGIKEKIHGKR
- the LOC135487644 gene encoding phospholipase A2-like isoform X1 — encoded protein: MSAALIWTIIFSLMVSYGSPKTISKRRLDNFAEMIGVQVKNLDAGDINGYGGWCGLGGSGEPKDDIDRCCMHHDHCYEHIRKTVCKSLNHAKVYTDAYMWAYDDGEIICNDDPEKNACKSKLCGCDRDAVNCFAKYAHQFNTTFKSKDKISTMLEYLIKAYLNDEWVPQSVWTDLEDSWAKLETEKWDFIQEHVPEKYWGTLSKFLPKKYIPESVKEKLGLGEGGKEDVGDLGSGEIPEEDTEEEHESLWTKFKDWVKGIKEKIHGKR